A region of Fimbriimonadaceae bacterium DNA encodes the following proteins:
- the mdtB_1 gene encoding Multidrug resistance protein MdtB — MKLTLAAINRPVFILMLMCAAIMMGTIAYRSMRVEQNPDVTFGTITVTTIYPGAGPDEVSTLVSRRIEEAISGVNGLREVTSSSQEGVSMVFAQFLVGIDMDAALNEVRAKVDGIADNLPTQARKPVLERFDSGSDPVMYMVVRSQSLDAQQLRDLADDKLKDRFSRINGVASVGVNGGDVREIQVRIKKDKLLSYKLGITDVQRALLAATINVPSGRVTTPTEEYSVRVLGEFKSAAEIENMRLTVFDQTRQGGKGTPVRLGDVATVVDTVAERRNYSRLNGSDTVVMTLQKAKTGNAIEIAREAEQVLKQIESDYGLEIVVTLNQAETISESLFDLNFTLFFGIFLVTLIVYLFLHNLRGTIIVGIAIPVCLFATFIVLWALGFTINNMSMLALSLAIGVLVDDAIVVLENIYRHLRMGEDPKEAAVNGRSEIGLAAIAITLADVVVFVPIAFMGGVVGQFFRPLGIGFAVTVLFSLFVSFTVTPMLASRWYREGEDLEHPTGRFARWFEHSFERLADRYRRALEWALRHRWFVFLSGFCALVGVFMAIGGSFAPDYTAAFSSAVPLVMVCVAIGVVAVVVNLLAGNGLKMMLPFYGLLFGLVFPGFAVAGHAYRQWKGDNIFNFQFFPQADNGSVSASVELPPGSTLPQTQAVIERIERAAMKHNDVKYVLSNVGSRGGGFQAGDQGTNYGQVTITLNDKMALLDRITFWKKHEEKLRTRSDIAVAADLLEAVGTVPGAQINIAASNGFGFGSPIQMSFASENRDLLVKTVTDIKQRLQAGAIQGVINPEISSKPGKPEFRAIPDRVRMADAGVTVADIANTMRMMYEGNEDVKFRVQGREYNIRTMLDLEDRNNPRIIDQLPVAFEQGNPIFLSQVAKIEEGVGLDKIERRSRIQEIQVTAGLLPGKAAGTVQAEINTWLEKENLVPEGVRKVELGQAQIQAQESGYLFGALFMGFILVYMLLASLYDNLLYPFIIQLAQPQAMVGALLALIFTDKALNIVGFIGIITLVGLVGKNAILLVDYTNTLRERGRNRHDALVEAGPIRLRPIMMTSLAVVLGMLPVALAIGRGSEFRETIGITIIGGVILSTALTLLIIPCSYTIFDDLSLAIGRLFRRMSGRGKGGPTDDDTPSGDGRYEGDMPESEATVRS; from the coding sequence ATGAAGCTGACGCTAGCCGCCATTAATCGCCCCGTTTTCATCTTGATGTTGATGTGCGCGGCGATCATGATGGGCACGATCGCCTACCGCAGCATGCGGGTCGAGCAAAACCCGGATGTCACGTTTGGCACGATCACGGTGACGACGATCTACCCGGGCGCCGGCCCCGACGAAGTCAGCACGCTGGTTTCGAGAAGGATCGAGGAGGCCATTTCCGGCGTCAACGGCCTTCGTGAGGTGACCTCGAGCTCGCAGGAAGGCGTGTCGATGGTGTTCGCGCAATTCCTGGTCGGCATCGACATGGACGCCGCCCTGAACGAGGTGCGGGCGAAGGTCGACGGCATTGCCGATAACCTGCCGACCCAAGCGCGGAAACCCGTGCTCGAACGCTTCGACTCGGGCAGCGATCCGGTCATGTACATGGTCGTGCGCAGCCAGAGCTTGGATGCCCAACAGCTCCGCGATCTGGCTGACGACAAGCTCAAGGACCGGTTCTCGCGAATCAATGGCGTGGCCAGCGTGGGGGTGAACGGTGGGGATGTCCGCGAGATCCAGGTTCGGATCAAGAAGGACAAGCTGCTTTCCTACAAGCTCGGTATTACCGATGTCCAGCGCGCGCTCCTTGCAGCCACGATCAATGTGCCGAGTGGACGCGTCACGACTCCGACCGAGGAATACAGTGTCCGCGTTCTCGGTGAATTCAAGTCGGCCGCTGAGATCGAGAACATGCGCCTCACGGTGTTCGATCAAACCCGGCAAGGCGGCAAGGGAACGCCGGTGCGACTTGGAGATGTCGCAACCGTCGTCGATACGGTCGCTGAACGGCGCAACTACAGTCGGCTCAACGGTTCCGATACGGTCGTGATGACCCTGCAAAAGGCCAAGACCGGCAACGCGATCGAAATTGCCCGCGAAGCCGAACAGGTCCTCAAGCAGATCGAGTCCGATTACGGCCTCGAGATCGTGGTCACCTTGAACCAAGCCGAGACGATCAGTGAATCGCTGTTCGACCTTAACTTCACCCTGTTCTTCGGCATCTTCCTCGTCACGTTGATCGTCTACCTCTTCCTCCACAACCTTCGTGGAACGATCATCGTCGGAATCGCCATCCCCGTTTGCCTGTTCGCGACCTTCATCGTTCTCTGGGCGCTGGGATTCACGATCAACAACATGTCGATGCTGGCGCTCTCGCTGGCGATCGGCGTGCTGGTGGACGACGCCATTGTCGTGCTCGAGAACATTTATCGCCACCTCCGTATGGGCGAGGACCCCAAGGAGGCTGCGGTCAATGGACGTAGCGAAATCGGGCTGGCTGCCATCGCCATCACCCTGGCGGACGTCGTCGTCTTCGTTCCCATCGCGTTCATGGGAGGCGTCGTTGGACAGTTCTTCCGACCGCTTGGTATCGGCTTTGCCGTCACCGTGCTCTTCTCCCTCTTCGTCTCGTTCACGGTGACGCCGATGCTCGCCTCCCGCTGGTACCGCGAAGGCGAAGACCTGGAGCATCCCACCGGGCGGTTCGCACGCTGGTTCGAACACTCCTTCGAACGGTTGGCAGACCGATATCGGCGCGCCCTCGAGTGGGCGCTCAGGCACCGCTGGTTCGTTTTCCTTAGCGGCTTTTGCGCGCTGGTCGGCGTCTTCATGGCGATCGGTGGATCCTTCGCACCGGACTACACCGCGGCATTCAGCTCAGCGGTTCCCCTGGTCATGGTTTGCGTGGCGATCGGCGTCGTCGCCGTGGTCGTTAACCTCTTGGCCGGCAATGGCCTCAAGATGATGCTGCCGTTTTACGGATTGCTCTTTGGCCTGGTCTTCCCAGGGTTTGCCGTGGCCGGTCATGCGTACCGTCAGTGGAAGGGCGACAACATCTTCAACTTCCAGTTCTTCCCGCAGGCGGACAACGGATCCGTTTCCGCCTCGGTGGAGCTTCCACCCGGTTCAACATTGCCGCAGACTCAGGCCGTGATCGAGCGCATCGAACGGGCGGCCATGAAGCACAACGACGTCAAGTATGTGCTGTCGAATGTTGGATCCCGCGGCGGAGGATTCCAGGCCGGCGACCAGGGTACCAACTACGGGCAGGTCACGATAACGCTGAACGACAAGATGGCGCTGCTCGACCGAATCACCTTTTGGAAAAAGCACGAGGAGAAGCTGCGTACCCGCAGCGACATTGCCGTCGCTGCCGACCTGCTGGAAGCGGTTGGAACGGTGCCGGGCGCCCAGATCAATATCGCCGCTTCGAACGGCTTCGGGTTTGGATCGCCAATCCAAATGTCGTTTGCATCCGAGAACCGCGATCTCCTCGTTAAAACCGTCACGGATATCAAGCAGCGGCTCCAAGCCGGTGCGATTCAGGGCGTCATCAACCCCGAGATCAGCTCCAAGCCCGGAAAGCCGGAGTTTCGAGCCATTCCCGACCGTGTGCGAATGGCTGATGCCGGCGTCACCGTCGCCGACATCGCCAACACGATGCGGATGATGTATGAGGGCAACGAGGACGTGAAGTTCAGAGTCCAAGGCCGTGAATACAACATTCGCACGATGCTTGATCTCGAGGATCGAAACAACCCTCGGATTATCGATCAGCTGCCGGTCGCCTTTGAGCAGGGCAACCCGATCTTCCTGAGCCAGGTCGCAAAGATCGAAGAAGGCGTCGGACTCGACAAAATCGAGCGCCGCAGCCGAATCCAGGAGATCCAGGTAACCGCCGGACTGCTACCGGGCAAGGCAGCGGGAACGGTTCAGGCCGAAATCAACACGTGGCTTGAGAAAGAGAATCTGGTACCGGAAGGGGTGCGAAAGGTCGAGCTGGGACAAGCACAAATCCAGGCGCAAGAGTCTGGCTACCTGTTTGGTGCCCTCTTTATGGGCTTCATCCTGGTCTACATGCTCCTTGCGTCGCTCTACGACAACTTGCTCTATCCGTTCATCATCCAACTCGCCCAACCCCAGGCGATGGTCGGCGCGTTGCTCGCTCTGATCTTCACCGACAAGGCCCTGAATATCGTCGGCTTCATCGGCATCATCACGCTGGTCGGTTTGGTCGGCAAGAACGCGATTCTGCTTGTCGACTACACCAACACCCTGCGTGAGCGCGGCAGAAATCGCCACGATGCGTTGGTCGAAGCAGGACCGATCCGGCTTCGGCCAATCATGATGACCTCGCTCGCGGTCGTGCTCGGCATGCTTCCCGTCGCTCTGGCGATCGGGCGGGGCTCAGAGTTCCGGGAGACGATCGGCATCACGATCATCGGCGGCGTCATTCTTTCCACCGCCTTAACCCTCCTCATCATCCCGTGCTCGTACACGATCTTCGATGACCTGAGCCTCGCGATCGGTCGGTTGTTCCGACGTATGTCGGGGCGTGGCAAGGGTGGTCCAACGGACGACGACACTCCTTCGGGAGACGGCCGCTACGAAGGCGACATGCCCGAGTCGGAAGCTACGGTGCGCTCGTAA
- the wbbL_1 gene encoding N-acetylglucosaminyl-diphospho-decaprenol L-rhamnosyltransferase encodes MQDLDVSITICSWNTVNDLRDCLASLRTVQSEAKFEVIVVDNASVDGSPEMVTQEFPEVRLLAQTTNLGFTGGHNLAVRERQGKDAFLLNSDTVVHAGALASLLTFRRDHPEVGILGPKLLNPDGSLQLSCRRFPNPFAALFRNTIFGRLFPNNRFTRDYLMTDWPHDQARSVDWVSGAAMWVTKETIDRIGLFDEDFFMYCEDVDLCWRAHEAGLDVVYVPFGSITHAIGRSTDRVANRMIIQFHRSMFRFYRKNMVSRAFLPARPFLLAFAALGLTLRASLFLIKNGFDELRRRILKR; translated from the coding sequence ATGCAGGATTTAGACGTTAGCATCACTATTTGCTCGTGGAACACGGTGAACGACTTGCGAGATTGCCTTGCTTCCCTGCGTACCGTCCAATCTGAGGCCAAATTCGAGGTTATCGTCGTTGACAATGCCTCCGTGGACGGGTCGCCGGAAATGGTGACGCAAGAATTTCCCGAAGTGCGTTTGCTCGCCCAAACGACCAACCTTGGGTTCACCGGCGGCCATAATCTCGCCGTGCGCGAGCGCCAAGGAAAGGACGCCTTCCTTCTAAACTCCGATACCGTCGTACATGCCGGTGCGCTCGCTTCGCTGCTCACCTTTCGCCGCGACCATCCTGAAGTGGGCATCCTCGGTCCTAAGCTTTTGAATCCGGATGGTTCCCTTCAACTCAGCTGTCGGCGTTTCCCCAATCCCTTTGCGGCCCTGTTCAGGAACACGATTTTCGGAAGGCTCTTCCCTAACAATCGTTTCACCCGCGACTACCTGATGACGGATTGGCCCCACGACCAGGCGAGGAGCGTGGACTGGGTGAGCGGGGCCGCGATGTGGGTCACCAAGGAAACGATCGACCGAATCGGGTTGTTCGACGAGGACTTCTTCATGTATTGCGAAGACGTGGACCTCTGCTGGAGGGCCCACGAAGCGGGCCTCGATGTCGTCTACGTGCCTTTCGGATCGATCACCCACGCGATCGGACGCAGCACCGACCGCGTCGCCAACAGGATGATCATCCAGTTTCATCGGTCCATGTTCCGGTTTTATCGAAAGAACATGGTGTCGAGGGCCTTCTTGCCTGCCCGACCGTTTCTCCTCGCCTTTGCTGCCCTCGGACTGACCCTGCGAGCGAGCTTGTTCCTGATCAAGAATGGCTTCGACGAACTTCGGAGGCGAATTCTCAAGCGATGA
- the wbbL_2 gene encoding N-acetylglucosaminyl-diphospho-decaprenol L-rhamnosyltransferase produces the protein MLSVLIVHWNTADLLQRCLGSIFRFHPDLPLEVIVVDNASSDGAAAMVLRDFPQVKLVEAGRNTGYAAGNNLAFSFASGSSLLALNPDTEFLRPTLAEAEAVLHAKPDRGCVAIRLLDPDGTRQSSVRGFPTWKGIIGDITGLGRRFPGSGWDSYRLDGFDYDVSGPAPQPMGTFLLFRREALAAVGDPKHPFDEDFPIFFNDVDLLKRLADKGWQTWYEATLSILHHGGMSTRQVRKSMIWESHRSLIRYAKKHMLGGAGLLVFPFAAGLIWLAALYRARGFDAGFRR, from the coding sequence ATGCTAAGCGTCCTCATCGTTCACTGGAACACCGCGGACCTTCTGCAACGATGTTTAGGTTCAATTTTCCGGTTTCATCCGGACCTTCCGCTGGAAGTGATCGTCGTTGACAACGCCTCATCCGATGGTGCTGCGGCCATGGTCTTGCGCGATTTTCCACAGGTCAAGCTGGTCGAAGCAGGACGAAATACCGGCTATGCCGCTGGCAACAATTTAGCCTTTTCTTTTGCTTCGGGCTCCAGTCTCCTGGCCCTGAACCCGGATACGGAGTTCCTTCGTCCCACGCTTGCCGAGGCAGAAGCCGTGCTGCACGCCAAGCCCGACCGTGGCTGCGTGGCGATTCGCCTGCTCGATCCAGATGGCACCAGGCAGTCTTCAGTTCGTGGATTTCCAACTTGGAAGGGAATCATTGGCGATATCACCGGCTTGGGAAGGCGGTTTCCAGGCTCGGGCTGGGACTCCTACCGTCTGGATGGCTTTGACTATGATGTTTCCGGCCCGGCGCCTCAACCGATGGGGACGTTCCTTTTGTTCCGCCGCGAGGCGCTGGCCGCCGTCGGCGACCCGAAGCACCCCTTCGATGAGGATTTTCCAATTTTCTTTAACGATGTCGACCTGCTGAAGCGCTTGGCCGATAAGGGTTGGCAGACGTGGTACGAGGCCACCCTCTCGATTCTCCACCACGGTGGCATGAGTACGCGACAGGTGCGAAAGTCGATGATATGGGAATCCCATCGCAGCCTGATTCGTTATGCGAAGAAGCATATGCTGGGAGGCGCAGGGCTACTGGTGTTTCCGTTCGCTGCGGGCCTGATTTGGCTCGCCGCACTGTACCGGGCAAGAGGCTTTGATGCAGGATTTAGACGTTAG